In Synergistales bacterium, a single genomic region encodes these proteins:
- a CDS encoding response regulator, producing MEEIRVLTVEDDPMVAEIHRNFISALEGFRIVGVVDDGRKAIEFIRTGEVRLVLLDIYLPGMDGVETLKEIRSQGGNVDVIVVSAARSTAVVNTALQAGAFDYIVKPFVFERVKASLESFRQVVDTLRNGPEEIDQQRIDRLLSDRSAKRVVSSLPKGLNPRMVERVEGVLNESDSPLSSEEMAELLDVSRITARRYLEFMVASGRAVMERVYQHVGRPVNKYSMIR from the coding sequence ATGGAGGAAATCAGGGTCCTGACCGTGGAGGACGATCCCATGGTCGCCGAGATCCACCGGAACTTCATCTCCGCCCTGGAGGGATTCCGGATCGTCGGTGTCGTCGACGACGGCCGGAAGGCCATCGAGTTCATCAGGACCGGCGAGGTCCGGCTGGTGCTGCTGGACATCTACCTGCCCGGCATGGACGGCGTGGAGACGCTGAAGGAGATCCGGAGCCAGGGGGGCAACGTGGATGTCATCGTGGTCTCCGCTGCCCGGAGCACCGCGGTGGTCAACACGGCGCTGCAGGCCGGAGCCTTCGACTACATCGTCAAGCCCTTCGTCTTCGAACGGGTCAAGGCCTCGCTGGAGTCCTTCCGCCAGGTGGTGGACACCCTGCGCAACGGCCCCGAGGAGATCGACCAGCAGCGGATCGACCGGCTCCTCAGCGACCGGAGCGCCAAACGGGTGGTCAGCAGCCTCCCCAAGGGGCTCAACCCCAGGATGGTGGAGCGGGTGGAGGGCGTCCTGAACGAGAGCGACAGCCCCCTCTCCTCGGAGGAGATGGCCGAGCTGCTGGATGTCTCCCGGATCACCGCGCGGCGCTATCTGGAGTTCATGGTGGCCTCCGGACGGGCCGTGATGGAGCGGGTCTACCAGCACGTGGGCCGTCCGGTGAACAAGTATTCCATGATACGGTAG
- a CDS encoding transporter substrate-binding domain-containing protein: protein MTRRSARLILGALLPVLLVAGVARASLPGGRVRAFGSPSFPPYTFVTERGAPGGFLVELLQAALPADALTVELGDWQQVSERRHRAEIDLLLGPSFSRASATMLEYGEFLVDTSKPGFSVEGFLSSFTRSTSGKDLQRYCFFLPVVETRFAFFTRKGLPRDRTLKETLRRTVVVRRNSEGHFYLRERGLAGDVLLTDSGAEALYMLRSGEADYTLMGISQGRYLAGLLNLPDIVPAEEPLFARQQGMVVLHGKVPLTAELLERLRAFRERGGLRRLSAKWLPGRSAGLLDSPLVRRALMGIAAVGAVLLLWFVSLKKRVDVIVRQRERIMDFTKDGIVAIDRRGRISLLNRTAAELAGLSGDEKGRHIDGCIPQLGLSGVLESGERISDCEQNLNGRLVVTNMAPVRIKEEIIGAIATFRDTTEIRAMAREITGVRMYVESLRVQNHEFLNKLQAIAGLIQMGRADKAVAFISAEQQEWQSTTSFVSEHIENFVVGGILVGKIGKCRELGIAFRIDPDSSCGEKTAVGDQTLVMVIGNLLENAIEALREQREREPAIDFAIFDESNRIMISVADNGPGIPGELLERVFEKGFSTKQCGRACGYGLYSVRTMVEALEGDIAVDSVPGAYTEFLVTLPNGGA, encoded by the coding sequence ATGACCCGTCGGTCCGCCCGGCTGATCCTCGGGGCGCTCCTGCCGGTGCTCCTCGTTGCGGGCGTCGCCCGGGCCTCCCTGCCGGGCGGGCGGGTGCGCGCCTTCGGGAGCCCCTCCTTTCCCCCCTATACCTTCGTCACCGAACGGGGTGCGCCGGGCGGCTTCCTGGTGGAGCTCCTCCAGGCCGCCCTGCCCGCCGACGCCCTGACGGTGGAGCTCGGCGACTGGCAGCAGGTGTCGGAGCGGCGGCACAGGGCGGAGATCGACCTCCTCCTGGGGCCCTCCTTTTCCCGGGCCTCGGCGACCATGCTGGAGTACGGCGAGTTCCTGGTGGACACCTCGAAGCCGGGGTTTTCCGTAGAGGGGTTTCTGTCCAGCTTCACCCGGTCCACATCGGGGAAGGACCTGCAGCGGTACTGCTTCTTTCTTCCCGTGGTGGAAACGCGGTTCGCCTTCTTCACCCGCAAGGGCCTGCCCAGGGATCGGACGCTGAAAGAAACCCTGCGGCGCACCGTGGTGGTCCGCCGGAACAGCGAGGGCCACTTCTACCTCCGGGAGCGGGGGCTGGCCGGCGACGTGCTGCTCACCGACAGCGGGGCCGAGGCGCTCTACATGCTCCGTTCCGGCGAGGCCGACTACACCCTGATGGGCATCAGCCAGGGCCGCTACCTGGCGGGGCTTCTGAACCTCCCCGATATCGTCCCCGCCGAGGAGCCGCTCTTTGCCAGGCAGCAGGGGATGGTGGTGCTCCACGGCAAGGTGCCCCTCACCGCCGAACTGCTGGAGCGGCTGCGGGCCTTCCGGGAGCGCGGCGGTCTCCGGCGGCTCTCGGCCAAGTGGCTGCCCGGCCGCAGCGCGGGGCTTCTGGATTCGCCCCTTGTGCGGCGCGCGCTGATGGGGATCGCCGCGGTCGGTGCGGTGCTCCTGCTGTGGTTCGTCTCCCTGAAAAAGCGGGTGGACGTGATCGTCCGCCAGCGGGAGCGGATCATGGACTTCACCAAGGACGGCATCGTGGCCATCGACAGACGGGGGCGGATCTCGCTGCTCAACCGGACCGCCGCGGAGCTCGCCGGGCTCTCGGGCGACGAAAAAGGGCGGCATATCGATGGGTGCATCCCCCAGCTGGGCCTTTCGGGAGTGCTGGAATCGGGCGAGCGGATCAGCGACTGCGAGCAGAACCTCAACGGGCGGCTGGTGGTCACCAACATGGCGCCGGTGCGGATCAAGGAGGAGATCATCGGGGCCATCGCCACCTTCCGGGACACCACGGAGATCCGGGCCATGGCCCGGGAGATCACCGGCGTCAGGATGTACGTGGAGTCCCTGCGGGTGCAGAACCACGAGTTTCTCAACAAGCTGCAGGCCATCGCCGGCCTGATCCAGATGGGCCGGGCCGACAAGGCCGTGGCCTTCATCTCCGCCGAGCAGCAGGAGTGGCAGTCCACCACCTCCTTTGTCTCCGAACACATTGAGAACTTCGTGGTGGGCGGCATCCTGGTGGGCAAGATCGGCAAGTGCCGCGAGCTGGGCATCGCCTTCCGCATCGATCCCGACAGCTCCTGCGGCGAAAAGACCGCGGTGGGCGACCAGACGCTGGTGATGGTCATCGGCAACCTGCTGGAGAACGCCATCGAGGCCCTTCGGGAACAACGGGAGCGGGAGCCGGCCATCGATTTCGCCATCTTCGACGAGTCCAACCGGATCATGATCAGCGTGGCCGACAACGGCCCGGGCATCCCCGGGGAGCTGCTGGAGCGGGTCTTCGAGAAGGGCTTTTCCACCAAGCAGTGCGGGCGGGCCTGCGGCTACGGCCTCTACAGCGTGCGCACCATGGTGGAGGCCCTGGAGGGGGACATCGCCGTGGACTCCGTCCCCGGGGCATATACGGAGTTTCTTGTAACCCTGCCCAATGGAGGTGCCTGA